The [Bacillus] selenitireducens MLS10 genome includes a region encoding these proteins:
- a CDS encoding sporulation initiation phosphotransferase B — protein MNKPLETLQILSHARHDWLNHIQLIDGYLSLKQPDKAREVIKRVIAQSQNESEMMKLQAPAFAEKVLTFNWFHHAFSLSFEASVEDIWTDSDALLCACFDAFTSMMDRHSQSGADQDMELMIQDSVDKQVTFHFQGVLLINDRFLKETEQFLATYSSTVDEWSLSEQECSFVLKPERDGTNT, from the coding sequence ATGAACAAGCCGCTTGAAACTCTGCAAATATTGAGCCATGCCAGACATGATTGGCTGAACCATATACAGCTTATAGACGGATATCTCAGTCTGAAGCAGCCTGACAAAGCAAGAGAGGTTATTAAACGGGTGATCGCCCAGTCGCAAAACGAAAGTGAAATGATGAAGCTGCAAGCTCCGGCTTTTGCAGAAAAAGTGCTGACGTTTAACTGGTTTCATCATGCATTCAGCCTGTCATTTGAGGCATCTGTGGAAGATATCTGGACCGACAGTGATGCCTTGTTGTGTGCTTGTTTTGATGCATTTACGTCCATGATGGACAGGCACTCACAGTCTGGTGCAGATCAGGATATGGAACTGATGATTCAGGACAGTGTGGACAAGCAGGTCACGTTTCATTTTCAGGGTGTACTGCTAATAAACGATCGGTTTTTAAAGGAAACAGAACAATTTCTGGCGACTTATTCATCAACTGTTGATGAGTGGAGTCTGTCGGAACAGGAGTGTTCATTTGTTCTGAAACCCGAACGAGACGGAACGAATACGTAA
- a CDS encoding agmatinase family protein — protein sequence MTDERYIYGNTPCFLGAANLVKKPELTGQSDVIVYGVPWEGAVTWGDYTGCELGPKAIRLNSARYSGYLPELDHIDIFEHLKLGDKGDVSVIPAEPAKTMDAIYTFAEEVWQTGKFPLIFGGDHGITYPIVKALTESRNQKVGIIHLDAHYDNNQQSMGDPYGRGAPFARLYETEGVVNEALIHMGIHGPRNKPENGRLAKDSGAMTLTINDIREAEHPRTIARQAYEMASKGTDAVYLSICSDVLDYAFNPGGPADGNGLTSYELLQIVHEITSLGVAGMDYVEVYPQQDTNDFSSHFASFVAVYALAGHIQSMKNR from the coding sequence ATGACAGATGAACGCTATATCTACGGCAATACACCTTGTTTTTTAGGGGCTGCAAACCTTGTAAAAAAGCCTGAGTTGACGGGGCAGTCTGATGTCATTGTGTACGGGGTACCCTGGGAAGGGGCTGTGACATGGGGGGATTATACAGGCTGTGAACTGGGCCCGAAAGCCATTCGCCTGAATTCCGCCCGCTACAGCGGTTATCTGCCGGAACTTGATCATATCGATATATTTGAGCACCTGAAACTCGGTGACAAAGGAGACGTTTCCGTCATCCCGGCCGAGCCCGCTAAAACGATGGATGCCATATACACCTTTGCCGAAGAAGTTTGGCAAACCGGGAAATTCCCGTTAATCTTTGGTGGTGACCACGGCATCACTTACCCAATTGTCAAGGCACTCACAGAATCCCGGAATCAGAAAGTCGGTATCATTCACCTTGATGCCCACTATGACAACAACCAACAGTCCATGGGCGATCCGTACGGACGCGGTGCACCTTTCGCGCGTCTTTATGAAACAGAAGGCGTCGTCAATGAAGCATTGATTCATATGGGCATACACGGACCGCGGAACAAACCGGAAAACGGCCGACTCGCCAAGGATTCCGGTGCCATGACGCTGACCATTAACGATATTCGTGAAGCCGAACACCCGCGAACCATTGCCAGACAGGCTTATGAGATGGCAAGCAAAGGAACGGACGCCGTCTACCTGAGTATTTGCAGTGACGTCCTCGACTACGCCTTTAATCCCGGTGGTCCGGCTGACGGTAATGGGCTGACGTCGTATGAGCTTCTTCAAATCGTTCATGAGATTACCTCACTCGGTGTCGCCGGAATGGACTACGTTGAGGTATATCCGCAACAGGACACAAATGATTTCAGCTCCCACTTCGCTTCATTTGTTGCCGTATATGCACTCGCCGGCCATATTCAGTCCATGAAAAACCGGTAA
- the obgE gene encoding GTPase ObgE, with product MFVDHVQVHVKAGDGGNGIVAFRREKYVPNGGPAGGDGGRGADIVFEVEEGLRTLMDFRYQRHFKGERGENGRTAKQHGKSREANVIKVPPGTTVKDAETGDILADLTVHGQKATIARAGRGGRGNARFATPTNPAPEIAENGEPGEEKTIDLELKLLADAGLVGFPSVGKSTLLSIVSKAKPKIADYHFTTIVPNLGVVETDDQRSFVLADLPGLIQGAHEGVGLGHQFLRHIERTRVIVHVIDMSGLEGRDPYEDFLTINQELEAYNLRLMERPQLVVANKMDLPDAEAHLQTFKEQVGDDVPVFPLSAATKDGITALLRAIADKIEDTPEFPLAEEDVDERVLYTYAKKEAPFTIEKDDDGAFSITGHEIEKIFHMTDFNRHDSVQRFARRMRQLGIDDALRERGAEDGDTVRILSYEFEFVE from the coding sequence ATGTTTGTAGATCACGTACAGGTGCATGTCAAAGCCGGTGACGGCGGGAACGGCATTGTGGCATTCAGAAGAGAGAAATATGTACCAAATGGAGGCCCTGCCGGCGGCGATGGCGGTCGCGGTGCCGATATCGTTTTTGAAGTGGAAGAAGGACTCCGGACACTGATGGATTTCCGGTATCAGCGTCATTTTAAAGGAGAGCGCGGGGAAAATGGGCGCACGGCAAAGCAGCATGGAAAAAGCCGTGAAGCAAATGTTATTAAGGTCCCGCCGGGCACGACGGTGAAAGATGCCGAGACCGGTGATATTCTTGCCGATTTGACCGTACACGGTCAGAAAGCGACGATCGCACGAGCAGGTCGCGGTGGACGCGGGAATGCCAGGTTCGCGACACCGACAAATCCGGCTCCGGAAATTGCCGAGAACGGCGAACCGGGTGAAGAAAAGACGATTGATCTTGAACTGAAGCTCCTTGCGGATGCAGGTCTTGTCGGATTTCCGAGCGTCGGCAAATCGACGCTTCTGTCGATCGTCTCAAAAGCGAAACCGAAAATTGCCGACTATCATTTTACGACCATCGTTCCAAATCTTGGTGTGGTGGAGACTGACGATCAGCGCAGTTTTGTGCTTGCCGATTTACCGGGACTGATTCAGGGTGCCCATGAAGGAGTGGGGCTCGGTCACCAGTTCCTCAGACATATTGAGCGTACCCGTGTCATCGTCCATGTCATTGATATGAGCGGACTTGAAGGTCGCGATCCTTATGAGGATTTTCTCACGATTAATCAGGAACTCGAAGCATATAACCTGAGACTCATGGAACGTCCTCAGCTCGTCGTAGCGAACAAAATGGATCTCCCGGATGCCGAGGCGCACCTCCAAACGTTCAAAGAACAGGTGGGTGACGACGTTCCGGTCTTCCCGCTTTCTGCAGCGACTAAGGATGGCATCACCGCTCTTCTCAGAGCCATTGCGGATAAAATCGAAGACACGCCGGAGTTCCCGCTTGCTGAAGAGGATGTCGACGAGCGTGTGCTGTATACGTATGCGAAGAAAGAAGCGCCGTTTACGATTGAGAAGGACGACGACGGAGCATTCAGTATCACCGGTCATGAGATCGAGAAGATCTTCCATATGACGGACTTCAACCGCCACGATTCCGTGCAGCGGTTTGCAAGACGGATGCGTCAGCTCGGAATTGACGATGCCCTTCGCGAACGCGGGGCAGAGGATGGTGATACGGTCAGAATCCTCAGCTACGAGTTTGAATTCGTTGAATAA